A genomic stretch from Cloacibacterium caeni includes:
- a CDS encoding CinA family nicotinamide mononucleotide deamidase-related protein: MKNAVLITIGNEVLSGTTVDTNSNFIAKELSKIGISVSQIFTISDEIEIIKNTLQSAFQLTDLVMTTGGLGPTKDDKTKKAFCEFFNDEIVYDEETFQHLKTRLERIGRLEIIERNREQAMILSKSKVFQNHNGTAPSLMVEDNGKIAICLPGVPYEVKPLVKDQIIPYLQKEFESNFLKIRTVSVVNYPESLLSDALEDWELNLPKNFSLSYLPIANRVKLKLTASGKDLDALEIQLEEEISKIRPLLKAHIISENGDKIEEILHDFLISRNLSISTAESCTGGELSHLITSVSGSSNYFLGGICTYKTEKKTEILGVSEDLIKEKTVVSAEVAEAMSLGCQKLFKTDVALSTTGVAGPNSDEFNSEIGTVFYSIRVKDFEKTFRLYLPHLERKDFMNFVSQKVLQDLIQILIQENL, from the coding sequence ATGAAAAACGCTGTCCTTATTACGATAGGAAACGAGGTTCTGTCTGGAACTACGGTAGATACCAACTCTAATTTTATTGCAAAAGAATTATCAAAAATTGGGATTTCTGTTTCGCAGATTTTTACCATTTCAGATGAAATAGAAATTATTAAAAATACATTACAATCTGCCTTTCAATTGACTGATTTGGTGATGACAACAGGCGGACTTGGCCCGACCAAAGATGATAAAACCAAGAAAGCTTTTTGTGAATTTTTCAATGATGAAATCGTTTATGACGAAGAAACTTTTCAGCATCTGAAAACCAGATTAGAACGCATCGGAAGGTTAGAAATCATCGAAAGAAACAGAGAACAAGCCATGATTCTTTCTAAATCTAAAGTTTTCCAAAATCACAACGGAACTGCACCGAGTTTAATGGTAGAAGATAACGGCAAAATAGCGATTTGTCTTCCTGGTGTTCCTTATGAAGTGAAACCTCTAGTTAAAGACCAAATTATTCCTTATCTACAAAAAGAATTTGAATCTAATTTTTTGAAAATTAGAACCGTTTCTGTGGTGAATTATCCAGAAAGTTTATTGTCTGATGCTTTAGAAGACTGGGAACTGAATTTGCCTAAAAATTTTTCACTTTCGTATTTGCCAATCGCCAATAGAGTGAAGTTGAAATTAACGGCTTCAGGAAAGGATTTAGACGCTTTAGAAATTCAATTAGAAGAAGAAATTTCTAAAATTAGACCATTGCTGAAAGCGCACATTATTTCTGAAAATGGTGATAAAATAGAAGAAATTTTACATGATTTTTTAATTTCTAGAAATTTGTCGATTTCTACTGCTGAAAGTTGTACTGGTGGAGAATTATCACATTTAATAACAAGTGTTTCTGGAAGTTCTAATTACTTTTTAGGTGGAATTTGCACCTATAAAACGGAGAAAAAAACGGAGATTTTAGGTGTTTCAGAAGATTTAATCAAAGAGAAGACAGTGGTTTCAGCAGAAGTTGCGGAAGCGATGAGTTTGGGTTGCCAGAAATTATTTAAAACGGATGTTGCACTTTCTACCACTGGAGTTGCAGGACCTAATTCAGATGAATTTAATTCAGAAATTGGCACTGTTTTTTATTCGATTAGAGTAAAAGATTTCGAAAAAACTTTCAGATTGTATCTTCCTCATTTAGAGCGTAAAGATTTCATGAATTTTGTTTCGCAGAAAGTTTTGCAGGATTTAATTCAGATTTTAATTCAAGAAAATCTTTAA
- a CDS encoding DUF2141 domain-containing protein: MKKTILLISIFIYQISIACSAFYYNGENKILAKNFDWGFGQGYLIKNIRGQQKYSYGFRGNNVAGWISKFGSITFNQNGKEFPYGGINEKGLVVEQLWLGNTEYQENNNKTISELEWIQYQLDNYEKVDEVIENINSLTIKPIARIHYFLADKNGVSAVIDFVNGDVKIDRKQDKFQVITNETSEDSKKYYDFSKDINPNSRTHFDRYCILRNNLNIKSLDIQDSFEKLDLVREDRPNYKSFWSIVYDIDHLEFYFKSVDNSSIKKVSLKDFNFDKNSIAEFSPINANKINFQPYTLEDNKKLLIETAKMMNIEFDIEKANVHQMNPNEIRVDEIFKNKYSDLLIEFVTKKLSGNIWFTIAKGEDNFKNYKGFISGILPVKNKVNRKMLYVFPRGEFAVACFQDTDNNSKIDKNFLGIPINTGFSNNKRKFFGIPPNYKSALISDEPKFLKIIVN; this comes from the coding sequence ATGAAAAAAACAATTTTATTAATCAGTATTTTTATTTATCAAATTTCAATTGCTTGTTCTGCATTTTACTATAATGGTGAAAACAAAATTCTTGCAAAAAATTTTGATTGGGGATTTGGGCAAGGCTATTTAATTAAAAATATTCGTGGACAACAAAAATACTCGTATGGTTTTCGAGGAAATAATGTTGCAGGTTGGATTTCTAAATTTGGATCAATCACATTTAACCAAAATGGCAAAGAATTTCCTTATGGTGGCATCAATGAGAAAGGTCTTGTCGTAGAACAACTTTGGTTGGGAAATACAGAATATCAAGAAAATAACAATAAAACTATTTCTGAATTAGAATGGATTCAATATCAGTTAGATAATTATGAAAAAGTTGATGAAGTTATTGAAAATATTAATAGTTTAACCATAAAGCCAATTGCAAGAATTCATTATTTTTTGGCCGATAAGAATGGTGTTTCCGCAGTAATAGATTTTGTAAATGGCGATGTAAAGATTGATAGAAAGCAAGATAAATTTCAGGTAATTACCAACGAAACTTCAGAAGATTCTAAAAAATATTATGATTTTAGTAAAGATATAAATCCCAATTCCAGAACCCATTTTGATAGATATTGTATTTTAAGAAACAATCTTAATATAAAGAGTTTGGATATTCAGGATTCTTTTGAAAAATTAGATTTGGTAAGGGAAGATAGACCAAATTATAAATCTTTTTGGAGTATTGTTTATGATATTGATCATTTGGAATTTTATTTCAAATCCGTCGATAATTCAAGCATTAAAAAGGTGTCGCTGAAAGATTTTAATTTTGATAAAAATTCAATTGCAGAGTTTAGTCCTATAAACGCCAATAAAATTAATTTTCAGCCTTATACATTAGAAGACAACAAAAAACTGTTAATTGAAACGGCGAAAATGATGAATATTGAATTTGATATTGAAAAGGCGAATGTACATCAAATGAATCCAAATGAAATTAGAGTTGATGAAATTTTTAAAAACAAATATTCTGATTTGTTGATTGAGTTTGTAACAAAAAAATTGAGTGGAAATATCTGGTTCACAATAGCAAAAGGAGAAGATAATTTCAAAAATTATAAAGGTTTTATAAGTGGAATTTTGCCAGTAAAAAACAAAGTAAATCGAAAAATGTTGTATGTTTTTCCAAGAGGCGAATTTGCAGTTGCTTGCTTTCAAGACACAGATAACAATTCCAAAATAGATAAGAATTTTTTAGGAATCCCAATAAATACAGGATTTTCAAACAACAAAAGAAAATTTTTTGGAATTCCGCCCAATTATAAATCTGCATTAATTAGTGATGAACCAAAATTTTTAAAAATAATTGTAAATTAA
- a CDS encoding Crp/Fnr family transcriptional regulator translates to MEIAIQLYLNSYKKINPELTDEELEFVKPTISILKLKKKQILIHENEIQDSIAFIYSGLIRSYFINENGKEINNAFFSENEFVTDYLSFIKQQKTKYTFECLEDCTLISIPFETVETAYDKYKNFANFGRKIAEWALENRTKKYESFLYETAEERYLRFIDENKSILNRISLSHLASYLGIERQSLSRIRSRILSQM, encoded by the coding sequence TTGGAAATTGCAATACAGCTATATCTCAATTCGTATAAAAAAATAAATCCAGAATTAACGGATGAAGAGCTTGAGTTTGTAAAACCAACTATCTCAATTTTAAAACTCAAAAAAAAGCAAATTCTCATTCACGAAAATGAAATTCAAGACTCAATTGCTTTTATCTATTCAGGATTGATTCGATCTTATTTTATAAACGAAAATGGAAAGGAAATTAACAATGCATTCTTTTCAGAGAATGAATTTGTTACTGATTATCTTTCGTTTATAAAACAGCAAAAAACTAAATATACTTTTGAATGTTTGGAAGATTGCACTTTGATTTCTATCCCTTTTGAAACTGTAGAAACTGCTTATGATAAGTATAAAAATTTTGCGAATTTTGGAAGAAAAATTGCGGAATGGGCCTTGGAAAACAGGACAAAAAAATATGAAAGTTTTCTTTATGAAACAGCAGAAGAAAGGTATTTGCGGTTTATTGATGAAAACAAATCTATACTAAACAGAATATCATTATCTCATCTTGCATCCTATCTCGGAATTGAGAGGCAATCTTTAAGTAGAATTCGTTCTAGAATTTTGTCACAAATGTGA
- the lipA gene encoding lipoyl synthase: MENQIQDTTTNKPKWIRVKLPTGKNYRELRTLVDKYKLNTICQSGSCPNMGECWGEGTATFMILGNICTRSCGFCGVKTGKPLDVNWDEPEKVARSIKLMKIKHAVLTSVDRDDLKDMGSIIWAETVNAVRRISPGTTMETLIPDFQGIHKHIDRLVEVAPEVISHNMETVKRLTREVRIQAKYERSLEVLRYLKEAGQNRTKTGIMLGLGETKEEVFETIQDVRNANVDVITIGQYLQPTKNHLPVKRFVELEEFEEYRIFAEQLGFRHVESSPLVRSSYHAEKHIH, encoded by the coding sequence ATGGAAAATCAAATTCAAGATACCACTACCAATAAACCAAAATGGATTCGTGTAAAACTTCCTACAGGAAAAAATTACAGAGAACTCAGAACTTTGGTTGATAAATATAAACTGAACACTATTTGTCAAAGTGGTTCTTGTCCGAACATGGGAGAATGTTGGGGAGAAGGAACCGCCACTTTTATGATTTTAGGAAATATCTGCACCAGAAGTTGCGGATTTTGTGGCGTAAAAACAGGAAAACCTCTTGATGTAAACTGGGACGAGCCCGAAAAAGTAGCACGCTCTATTAAATTAATGAAAATCAAGCACGCCGTTTTAACTTCTGTTGACCGAGATGATTTGAAAGACATGGGTTCTATAATTTGGGCAGAAACCGTAAATGCGGTGCGCAGAATTTCTCCGGGAACGACTATGGAAACGTTGATTCCAGATTTTCAAGGGATTCATAAACATATCGATAGATTGGTAGAAGTGGCACCAGAAGTGATTTCTCACAACATGGAAACCGTAAAAAGACTAACCAGAGAAGTGAGAATTCAAGCGAAGTACGAGCGTTCTTTAGAAGTGTTAAGGTATTTAAAAGAAGCAGGACAAAACCGTACCAAAACAGGAATTATGCTCGGTTTGGGCGAAACCAAAGAAGAAGTTTTTGAAACCATTCAGGATGTGAGAAATGCGAATGTAGATGTAATTACGATTGGGCAATATCTACAGCCAACCAAAAATCACCTTCCTGTAAAACGTTTTGTAGAATTGGAAGAGTTTGAAGAATATAGAATTTTTGCGGAACAGTTAGGTTTCCGTCATGTAGAAAGTTCACCTTTGGTTAGAAGTTCTTATCACGCAGAAAAGCATATTCATTAA
- a CDS encoding RNA polymerase sigma factor yields MEKPELLQLIFLAKEKNQKAQTKLINQFWTDVFSFVMKKVHDENAADELTVSVFSKVLAKLDLYDENFQFKTWVLTIAQNTVIDYWRKKNRETEETMDGFQDFKNQFEKSPEEIMISVQEEKKIIDAVAKMDHNYQKIIHLRFFEEKSIKEIAEELNLSVANTKVRIMRAKKVLAELLNENE; encoded by the coding sequence ATGGAAAAACCAGAACTTTTACAGCTCATCTTTTTGGCCAAAGAGAAGAATCAGAAAGCGCAAACGAAACTGATTAATCAATTTTGGACAGACGTTTTTTCTTTCGTGATGAAAAAAGTACACGACGAAAACGCAGCAGATGAATTGACGGTTTCTGTTTTTTCTAAAGTATTGGCAAAATTAGATTTGTATGATGAGAATTTCCAGTTTAAAACTTGGGTTCTTACCATCGCTCAAAATACAGTAATAGATTATTGGCGCAAAAAAAATCGAGAAACCGAAGAAACAATGGACGGTTTTCAGGATTTTAAAAATCAATTCGAAAAATCTCCTGAAGAAATCATGATTTCTGTGCAGGAAGAGAAAAAAATCATCGATGCGGTTGCCAAAATGGACCATAATTATCAAAAAATTATCCATTTGAGATTTTTTGAAGAAAAAAGCATCAAAGAAATTGCAGAAGAACTCAATCTTTCTGTTGCCAATACTAAAGTGAGAATTATGAGAGCCAAAAAAGTTTTGGCAGAATTGTTAAACGAAAACGAGTAA